The following are encoded together in the Choristoneura fumiferana chromosome 4, NRCan_CFum_1, whole genome shotgun sequence genome:
- the LOC141427458 gene encoding alanine--glyoxylate aminotransferase 2-like, translating into MQSANKMAYLQSMPKSETIKLREKHIGAACQLFFRSSPLKIVRGVAQFMYDEQGERYLDCINNVAHVGHCHPHVVEAGRNQMSLISTNNRYLHDELVILAGRLVKTMPEPLSVCFLVNSGSEANDLALRLAKVHTNKKDVITLDHAYHGHLTSMIDVSPYKLNLPGGPEKPDWVHVAPVPDVYRGKYTCPHDSCSEEELGQLYADEVKSLCDTATRQHGGVCAFIAESLQSCGGQIIPPKGYFRKVYEHVRQAGGVCIADEVQVGFGRVGTHMWAFETQGVVPDIVTMGKPMGNGHPVAAVITTPDIAKSFADTGVEYFNTYGGNPVSCAIANAVLDVIQDEHLMERANRVGTHLLDRCKDLKLRHRLVGDVRGKGLFVGVELVTDRDARTPATAEAKHIVNRMREQKILISRDGPDSNVLKFKPPMVFTIKDADRLVDTLDMVLGELDSQLPITSIKLEVSVTPLTDVNTSNDMVISNLKQTVKSL; encoded by the exons ATGCAGTCAGCAAATAAAATGGCCTATCTGCAGTCGATGCCCAAATCTGAAACCATCAAACTGAGAGAAAAACATATTGG GGCTGCCTGCCAATTATTTTTCCGTTCTTCTCCGTTGAAAATAGTGCGTGGAGTAGCTCAATTCATGTACGATGAACAAGGCGAGAGGTATCTCGACTGCATCAATAATGTTGCGcacg TTGGGCATTGCCACCCACACGTGGTAGAGGCTGGCAGAAATCAAATGTCTCTAATATCCACGAACAACCGCTACCTCCACGACGAACTGGTGATCCTGGCGGGAAGGCTCGTGAAGACCATGCCGGAACCTCTTTCTGTCTGTTTCCTTGTGAATTCAGGCTCCGAGGCTAATGATCTCGCTTTGAGGCTCGCTAAAGTTCACACAAACAAGAAGGACGTAATTACCCTAGACCA CGCATATCATGGCCATCTTACTTCTATGATTGATGTGTCGCCCTACAAACTAAACCTACCTGGTGGACCCGAGAAGCCAGACTGGGTTCATGTG GCGCCAGTACCGGATGTGTACAGGGGTAAATACACGTGCCCGCATGACTCGTGCTCGGAGGAAGAGTTGGGGCAACTATACGCTGATGAGGTGAAGAGCCTCTGCGATACGGCGACCAGGCAGCATGGCGGCGTATGCGCCTTCATAGCGGAAAGCTTGCAGAGCTGTGGCGGGCAGATCATACCCCCGAAGGGATATTTCCGGAAAGTTTATGA GCACGTTCGGCAAGCGGGAGGCGTGTGCATCGCCGACGAGGTTCAAGTGGGTTTCGGTCGTGTTGGGACCCACATGTGGGCGTTCGAGACCCAGGGTGTGGTGCCTGATATTGTGACCATGGGTAAGCCTATGGGCAATGGACATCCTGTGGCCGCGGTGATAACGACGCCGGATATCGCTAAGAGCTTCGCTGATACGGGCGTTGAGTATTTTAATACG TATGGTGGCAACCCTGTGTCCTGTGCCATCGCAAACGCCGTGCTAGATGTCATCCAAGATGAGCATTTGATGGAGCGTGCGAATAGGGTTGGCACTCATCTGCTGGACCGCTGCAAGGACCTCAAGTTGAGACACAGACTAGTGGGCGACGTGCGAGGGAAGGGGTTGTTCGTTGGTGTCGAGCTGGTGACAGATAGGGACGCGAGAACCCCGGCCACAGCGGAAGCAAAACACATCGTTAACAG AATGCGAGAGCAGAAGATTCTAATCAGTCGAGACGGCCCAGACAGCAATGTGCTTAAGTTCAAGCCGCCCATGGTTTTCACCATCAAAGATGCCGACCGACTCGTCGATACCCTAGACATGGTTCTCGGAGAACTCGACTCCCAGTTGCCAATTACCAGTATTAAACTTGAG GTCTCTGTTACACCTTTGACAGACGTGAACACTAGCAATGATATGGTCATTAGCAATTTGAAACAAACAGTCAAGAGTTTGTGA